A DNA window from Aquarana catesbeiana isolate 2022-GZ linkage group LG01, ASM4218655v1, whole genome shotgun sequence contains the following coding sequences:
- the LOC141123028 gene encoding uncharacterized protein: MASADLRKELECSIETYGRNNGGAEEVQRHMEETMAEQRHMEEATADQKHMEETTAVTRHMEETTAMQRHMEKTMGVQGHMEKTTGMQRHMEKTMADQRHMEETMADQRHMEETTAVTRNMEKTTAMQRHMEKTMGVQRHMEETMADQRHMEETTAVTRNMEKTTAMQRQMEKTMGVQRHMEETLEVQRHMEKTMAVQRQMEETLKAQRHMEETMALQRQMEKTMVVQRQMEETMAGQQHMEETMAVQRHMEETMAVQRHMKETMAMQRPMEETEVVQRQMEETMAVQRHMEETLAAQRHTEETMAVQRPMEEIMAVQRHREETMAVQRHMEKTLAAQRHLEETMVVQRPMDEAMADQRHLEETMAVQRHMEETMAVQRHMEEKMVVQRHMEETKAVQRHMEERKAVQKHMKETKGVQRHMEETIAVQRHMEETLPVQKHMKGTLGVQRHM; this comes from the coding sequence ATGGCATCTGCGgatctgaggaaggagctggaatgttcGATAGAGACATATGGAAGAAACAATGGCGGTGCAGAGGAGGTGCAGAGACATATGGAAGAAACAATGGCGGAGCAGCGACATATGGAAGAAGCAACAGCGGATCAGAAACATATGGAAGAAACAACAGCGGTAACGAGACATATGGAAGAAACCACGGCAATGCAGAGACATATGGAGAAAACAATGGGGGTGCAGGGACATATGGAAAAAACAACAGGAATGCAGAGACatatggaaaaaacaatggcagatCAGAGACATATGGAAGAAACCATGGCAGATCAAAGACATATGGAAGAAACAACAGCAGTAACAAGAAATATGGAAAAAACAACGGCAATGCAGAGACATATGGAAAAAACGATGGGGGTGCAGCGACATATGGAAGAAACGATGGCGGACCAGAGACATATGGAAGAAACAACAGCGGTAACGAGAAATATGGAAAAAACAACGGCAATGCAGAGACAAATGGAAAAAACAATGGGGGTGCAGAGACATATGGAAGAAACATTGGAGGTGCAGAGACATATGGAAAAAACAATGGCGGTGCAGAGACAGATGGAAGAAACTTTGAAGGCGCAGAGACATATGGAAGAAACAATGGCGTTGCAGAGACAAATGGAAAAAACAATGGTGGTGCAGAGACAAATGGAAGAAACAATGGCAGGGCAGCAGCATATGGAAGAAACAATGGCGGTGCAAAGACATATGGAAGAAACAATGGCGGTTCAGAGACATATGAAAGAAACAATGGCGATGCAGAGACCTATGGAAGAAACAGAGGTGGTACAAAGACAAATGGAAGAAACAATGGCGGTGCAGAGACATATGGAAGAAACACTGGCAGCGCAGAGACATACAGAAGAAACAATGGCGGTGCAGAGACCTATGGAAGAAATCATGGCGGTGCAGAGACATAGGGAAGAAACAATGGCGGTGCAGAGACATATGGAAAAAACACTGGCGGCGCAGAGACATTTGGAAGAAACAATGGTGGTGCAGAGACCTATGGATGAAGCAATGGCAGATCAGAGACATTTGGAAGAAACAATGGCGGTGCAGAGACATATGGAAGAAACAATGGCGGTGCAGAGACATATGGAAGAAAAAATGGTGGTGCAGAGACATATGGAAGAAACAAAGGCAGTGCAAAGACATATGGAAGAAAGAAAAGCGGTGCAGAAACATATGAAAGAAACAAAGGGGGTGCAGAGACATATGGAAGAAACAATAGCGGTGCAGAGACATATGGAAGAAACACTGCCGGTGCAGAAGCATATGAAAGGAACACTGGGGGTGCAGAGACATATGTAA